A stretch of DNA from Rhodothermales bacterium:
GCTCGTGTTCGACTTCGGCAACCCGATGCCGAACATGAACCCGATCAACTTCGACAACACGTACAACAAGGCGTCGATCTTCTTCGACTTCCAGTGCAACCTCCCCCCGACGGCGAGCGGGCCGGGGATCTACTACTGGGACGATGTCGCCTTCGGTGACGTCATGCCGGTCGCGAGCGAAGACGGCAGCGGCCTCCCCCGGATGCTGGAGCTGACGCAGAACTACCCGAACCCGTTCGGCGCGAGCACGACGATCCACTTCTCGCTACCGAGTGCGGAGTACGTCGGCGTCTACGTCTACAACGTCCTGGGCCAGCGCGTCGCTACACTCGCCGAGGAGACGCTGGAGGCGGGTGACCACGCGCTGTCGTTCGACGCGTCGGGCCTCGCGAGCGGCACGTACTTCTACCGCCTGAACCACGGCGCGGGGAGCCTCACCCGGTCGATGGTGTTGACTCGGTAGTCTCTCCCTCCGATGCTCGTGCAGGCGAAGACGCTTCTCCTCCGACGGGGGAGGCGTCTTCGTCGTTCGTTGCATCGACGCCTTCCGTCCACTGAGCCCGGCCTGATACCATGCGCTTCCGCCTCCTGCTTCTCTTCGTCCTCATCACGGGTCTCGCCTCCGGGTGCGGCGTCCGACTAGAGCGGGCCTCCAACGCCGAGCGGCCCGAGGCCCGAGCGGACCAGACCGCCGTGGACTCGCTGCTCGCGGCTGATTCGACCGGAGTCGCGCTCGCCGCCGATGATGGACCCGCGCAGATCCAGAGTGCCGTCGGCGCGGGGAACGTGCCGACGGGCGTGGGATCGGGTGCGGCACAGGGCGTAGCGGTGGACGCGTCGCGGCTCGGCTCGCTCCGAGACGTAGAGCGCGGACCCGTCGCCGCCGACCTGCTCGACTCCGAGGCGTTCCTCCGCGCGGCGAGCACGCCGAGCGCGGTGCCGGACGACGCCGATGCCCGCGCCGCTGCGCTCCTGGCGCAGATGACGCTCGAAGAGAAGGTCGGGCAGATGACGCAGATCACGCTCGAAGTGATCGCCGACAAGTCGGCGCGGCCGTACCTCATCGACCGGGCGAAGCTGCGGCGCGCCGTCGAGGACTACCACGTCGGCAGCGTGCTCAACGTCGTGGACGAGACGTACACCGTTGCCGAGTGGCGGGCGATCACCGGCGCCATCGACAGCCTCTCGCGGGCGACGCGCCTT
This window harbors:
- a CDS encoding T9SS type A sorting domain-containing protein, producing LVFDFGNPMPNMNPINFDNTYNKASIFFDFQCNLPPTASGPGIYYWDDVAFGDVMPVASEDGSGLPRMLELTQNYPNPFGASTTIHFSLPSAEYVGVYVYNVLGQRVATLAEETLEAGDHALSFDASGLASGTYFYRLNHGAGSLTRSMVLTR